DNA sequence from the Roseofilum casamattae BLCC-M143 genome:
GCGGCCGGTTCACATCTCGCAAAGTTTGCCCCAAATCTTCCGATTCTGTACCTGGTGAAAGGAGTTCGACAACTAAGAAAGGAGCGATACCTTCTTGCCAAATCAGATAACTTAAGCGCAGATCTTCTTGACGGCCGAAATCTTCATTATTTAGAACCAGAAACCAGTCGGGACGTTTGTACCAATGGGTATGGCGCACGTCGTAATAGAGGTTTAAGTCTTTGGCGATTAACCGTTTATTTTCGGGATAAACTGGAGAGTTGAAGGTTGCGGCCAGTAAGGTGGGTTGTAAGTCGTGAAATTGGTCGGGCAATCCAGGTTCCTCCGGATCTTCGCTGGGTAGGTCATACATGGTGGGCAATGTCTTTTGCCAGTGCGGGTGAGGATGGTTGTCAAGCATGATGATGTGGAAAGGAGTTGAGGCCGATCTGATGGCCGGTATTGAACCAAAGGTTGGGACAGAACAGCAAGATGGGGTTTCCCTATTTGAAATAATAATAACTTCTTCCCAGAAACAGCAATATTTTGTTACTTAGATACTTTAAAATTAATTAAATTTATTGATTGGTATCGCGTCAAAAGTTGTGCCTTTGCTAAGAGAGGCGATCGCTAAGAATTCCGTCACCAAGATTGATGTTAATCTAAGATTGGTTGGCGCTATTGTATCCGCACTACAGCCCAAAAAAGCGCGATCGCACTACTAAATAGGAGGTACTATGAGCAGCGAGAGTAAATGTCCGTTTATGGGCGGAATTTCTAAATTTACAGCGGGTCACGGCAGATCGAATCGAGACTGGTGGCCGAATCAATTGAACTTGAGCATACTCCACCAACACTCATCTAAGTCCAATCCCATGGACGAGCAGTTTAACTATGCTGAGGCGTTCGAGAGTCTGGATTTTGCTGCCCTGAAGGCAGATATCTTCGAGCTGATGACAACGTCTCAGGATTGGTGGCCGGCGGACTACGGTCACTATGGACCGCTCTTTATCCGCATGGCTTGGCATAGTGCCGGCACCTACCGCATTAGCGATGGTCGCGGCGGTGGAGGTACTGGCAATCAGAGGTTTGCACCACTCAATAGCTGGCCGGATAACGCGAATCTAGATAAAGCACGGATTCTACTCTGGCCCGTCAAGCAAAAATACGGTCAGAAAATCTCGTGGGCCGATCTAATGATTCTGGCAGGAAACTGTGCTTTAGAGTCCATGGGATTTAAGACTTGCGGTTTTGCTGGCGGACGGGAAGATATTTGGGCGCCGGAGGAGGACATTTATTGGGGTTCGGAAGAGGAATGGTTGGGCGATCGGCGCTACAGTGGCGATCGCGAACTGGAAAATCCTCTGGGTGCTGTCCAAATGGGTTTGATTTACGTCAACCCGGAAGGGCCAAATGGCACCCCCGATCCCGTTGCTTCGGGTCGGGATATTCGCGAAACCTTCGGCCGGATGGCAATGAATGACGAAGAGACGGTTGCTCTTGTCGTTGGCGGACATACTTTCGGTAAATGTCATGGCGCTGGCGATGCGGCCCTGGTGGGTTCGGAACCCGAGGGAGCCAGTATCGAGGCTCAAGGTCTGGGTTGGCAGAGTAATTTTGGCTCCGGCAAAGGCGTTCATACCATCACCAGCGGTATTGAAGGGGCCTGGACGACGAATCCGGTGAAATGGGACAATAACTATCTGGAAAATTTGTTCGGTTATGAGTGGGAACTGGTGAAAAGTCCTGCAGGCGCCAATCAGTGGGCCCCGAAAGATGGAGCCGGCGCCGATACCGTACCGGATGCCCACGATCCATCCCAGCGTCATGCTCCGATAATGACCACGGCAGACATGGCTATGAAGATGGACCCGATCTACGAGCCGATCGCGCGGCGCTTTTTGCAGAGTCCGGAGCAACTGGAAATAGCGTTTGCTCGGGCTTGGTTTAAGCTCACCCACCGCGATATGGGCCCGCGATCGCGCTATCTC
Encoded proteins:
- the katG gene encoding catalase/peroxidase HPI, translated to MSSESKCPFMGGISKFTAGHGRSNRDWWPNQLNLSILHQHSSKSNPMDEQFNYAEAFESLDFAALKADIFELMTTSQDWWPADYGHYGPLFIRMAWHSAGTYRISDGRGGGGTGNQRFAPLNSWPDNANLDKARILLWPVKQKYGQKISWADLMILAGNCALESMGFKTCGFAGGREDIWAPEEDIYWGSEEEWLGDRRYSGDRELENPLGAVQMGLIYVNPEGPNGTPDPVASGRDIRETFGRMAMNDEETVALVVGGHTFGKCHGAGDAALVGSEPEGASIEAQGLGWQSNFGSGKGVHTITSGIEGAWTTNPVKWDNNYLENLFGYEWELVKSPAGANQWAPKDGAGADTVPDAHDPSQRHAPIMTTADMAMKMDPIYEPIARRFLQSPEQLEIAFARAWFKLTHRDMGPRSRYLGPEVPAEEFSWQDPIPSVNHELIDEQDITALKDKILETGLSVSQLVSTAWASAATFRGSDMRGGANGARIRLAPQKDWEVNQPAQLATVLQTLEAVQQEFNNSQSNGKQVSLADLIVLGGCAAIEQAARNAGSDVKVPFQPGRTDATAEQTDVDSFAVLEPVADGFRNYLKGEHELVAEQLLVDRAQLLTLSAPEMTVLIGGLRVLNANVGQAQHGVFTGRPEMLTNDFFVNLLDLGTTWQATSDAGDVFEGRDRQTGELKWTGTRVDLIFGSHSQLRSLAEVYGCEDSQPKFVRDFVMAWDKVMNLDRFDLA